The Methylomicrobium lacus LW14 genome window below encodes:
- a CDS encoding rhomboid family intramembrane serine protease: MIPIRDTAPCNSRPVVTWGLIAVCVSIFVWMQLLPFEISNPLIARFGMIPLRYSDPAWAERVGLPFDGYLSFLTNLFLHSNWLHLLVNMWFLWIFGDNVEDRMGRLSFLAFYLLCGLIATALQWYFDQRLEIPVVGASGPIAGVLAAYFFLYPLERVILWVPIFLLPIVVSVPAIAFLGVWVIIQLHDATTSLLFEGGAAKMAWWAHLGGFIAGFLLYRFFLKKPPDGIKMDDSSSFKI, encoded by the coding sequence ATGATCCCCATCAGAGATACCGCACCATGCAATTCCCGCCCGGTAGTCACCTGGGGACTGATCGCGGTTTGTGTGAGCATTTTTGTCTGGATGCAGCTTTTGCCCTTTGAGATCAGCAATCCGCTGATTGCCCGCTTCGGCATGATACCGCTGCGATATTCGGACCCGGCATGGGCGGAACGGGTGGGCTTGCCTTTCGACGGCTATCTATCGTTTCTGACCAACCTGTTTTTGCACAGCAACTGGTTGCATTTGCTCGTGAATATGTGGTTTTTATGGATCTTCGGCGATAATGTCGAGGATAGGATGGGGCGCCTGTCTTTTTTGGCCTTCTATTTGCTGTGCGGCCTGATCGCGACGGCCTTGCAGTGGTATTTCGATCAGCGCCTGGAGATTCCGGTGGTCGGCGCCTCCGGTCCTATTGCGGGCGTGTTGGCCGCGTATTTTTTTCTCTATCCGCTGGAGCGCGTCATTCTATGGGTGCCGATCTTCTTGCTGCCGATCGTGGTCAGTGTCCCCGCCATCGCTTTTTTAGGCGTCTGGGTGATCATTCAACTGCATGATGCGACCACGTCACTCTTGTTCGAAGGCGGCGCGGCCAAGATGGCCTGGTGGGCCCACCTGGGCGGCTTTATTGCGGGTTTCCTGCTGTATCGCTTTTTCCTGAAGAAGCCGCCGGATGGAATAAAAATGGATGATTCGAGCAGCTTTAAGATATAA
- a CDS encoding DUF5765 domain-containing protein — MCFSANMSLGLGIVGFAASGVTFMDRSETLPVRAARAFAIFHFSLMELIQYFAYPVVGQCGYGTNQLLSELSTYHIALQSFAIMPALATYSTDPGALKRATIVGATLSGSFILFSFLPKEIQIFAIQPNFIGDMISCLYMGTYHVAYAIQSALGLLVTWGSLFALALSAFVWPNNWRIGLYHGVMALFTLFVPQWLFGVSTGEAAAIYCFYSIPITGSFVPAFKKYFTPSPTEAEAAFDLRGSA, encoded by the coding sequence ATGTGTTTTAGTGCAAATATGTCGTTGGGCCTGGGTATCGTCGGCTTCGCCGCCTCAGGCGTTACGTTTATGGATAGAAGCGAAACCTTGCCGGTGCGCGCGGCCAGGGCCTTCGCAATCTTTCACTTTTCGTTGATGGAATTGATCCAGTATTTCGCGTACCCCGTCGTCGGACAATGCGGCTACGGCACCAACCAGTTACTCAGCGAATTATCGACCTATCATATCGCCTTGCAGTCCTTCGCGATCATGCCGGCCTTGGCGACCTATTCGACCGATCCCGGCGCCCTGAAACGCGCGACAATTGTCGGCGCGACCCTGAGCGGCTCGTTCATCCTGTTCAGCTTCCTGCCGAAAGAAATCCAGATATTCGCCATCCAGCCGAACTTCATCGGCGACATGATTTCCTGCCTGTATATGGGCACTTACCATGTCGCCTATGCGATTCAGAGCGCCCTCGGGCTGTTGGTGACCTGGGGCTCGTTGTTCGCGCTCGCGCTCAGCGCCTTCGTCTGGCCCAATAACTGGCGGATCGGCCTCTATCACGGCGTGATGGCGCTTTTCACTTTGTTCGTGCCGCAATGGCTGTTCGGCGTTTCGACCGGCGAAGCGGCCGCGATTTATTGCTTCTACTCGATCCCGATTACCGGCAGCTTCGTGCCGGCCTTCAAAAAATATTTTACGCCGAGTCCGACCGAAGCAGAGGCCGCCTTCGATCTGCGCGGCAGCGCCTGA
- a CDS encoding carbon-nitrogen hydrolase, whose translation MKSPIIVSAVQQPCHLDRQSNLDFSIEKIHEAAAARADLVVLPELHLGPYFCQNEDYHNFDLAQPIPGPTTEILSAVAKKLKIVIVSTIFEERAPGLYHNTAVVFDKDGRIAGKYRKMHIPDDPGFYEKYYFTPGDLGFTPIETSIGKLGVQVCWDQWYPEGARLMALAGADLLIYPTAIGWDPNDTKEEQQRQLNAWITIQRAHAVANGIPVIACNRIGFEQAPDQEAGVGINFWGNSFIAGPQGDIQDSADASEVKVLTTTLDPARSARVRQVWPFLRDRRIDAFGDITRRFID comes from the coding sequence ATGAAATCGCCTATCATCGTTAGCGCCGTACAACAGCCCTGCCATCTGGACAGGCAAAGCAACCTCGACTTTTCGATCGAGAAAATCCATGAAGCCGCGGCCGCCAGGGCCGATCTGGTGGTGCTGCCCGAATTGCACCTGGGACCTTATTTCTGCCAAAACGAAGACTATCATAACTTCGACCTGGCCCAGCCGATTCCGGGCCCCACTACCGAAATTTTGTCCGCCGTCGCGAAAAAATTGAAGATCGTGATCGTTTCGACGATTTTCGAAGAAAGAGCGCCGGGCCTGTACCACAATACCGCAGTCGTCTTCGACAAGGACGGCCGGATCGCCGGCAAATACCGCAAAATGCATATTCCTGACGATCCGGGCTTCTACGAAAAATATTATTTCACGCCCGGCGACCTCGGCTTCACCCCGATCGAGACCTCGATCGGCAAGCTCGGCGTGCAGGTCTGCTGGGACCAATGGTACCCGGAAGGCGCGCGGCTGATGGCATTGGCCGGCGCGGACCTGTTGATCTATCCGACCGCGATCGGCTGGGACCCGAACGACACCAAGGAAGAACAGCAGCGCCAGTTGAACGCCTGGATCACGATCCAGCGCGCGCATGCGGTCGCGAACGGCATCCCGGTGATTGCCTGCAATCGGATCGGTTTCGAGCAGGCGCCCGACCAGGAAGCCGGCGTCGGCATCAATTTCTGGGGCAACAGCTTCATCGCAGGCCCCCAGGGCGACATCCAGGACAGCGCGGATGCGAGCGAAGTGAAAGTCCTGACCACGACGCTGGACCCGGCGCGCAGCGCGCGCGTCCGGCAGGTCTGGCCGTTCCTGCGCGACCGCCGGATCGATGCCTTCGGCGACATCACCCGGCGTTTTATCGACTGA
- a CDS encoding thioredoxin family protein produces the protein MAETLSQMIPLGAIAPDFLLPDTVTGRTFGLQDLKGDKGTIVMFICNHCPYVLHVKDQLIAIAKEYKDKGIATIAISANDVQNYPDDAPDKMKALMEAWGRPFAAYLYDESQDAARAYKAACTPDIYLFDAALACVYRGRLDGSTPKNEVPLTGADLRAALDNLLAGRTIDPQQIPSMGCNIKWKAD, from the coding sequence ATGGCGGAAACGTTATCCCAAATGATCCCGCTCGGCGCGATCGCGCCGGACTTTTTATTGCCCGATACGGTGACCGGTAGGACTTTCGGTTTACAGGACCTGAAAGGCGACAAGGGCACGATCGTGATGTTCATCTGCAATCACTGCCCCTATGTGCTGCATGTGAAGGACCAGTTGATCGCAATCGCGAAAGAATACAAGGACAAGGGCATCGCGACGATCGCGATCAGTGCGAACGATGTGCAAAATTATCCCGACGATGCGCCGGATAAGATGAAGGCCTTGATGGAAGCATGGGGGCGGCCTTTCGCGGCGTATCTGTATGATGAAAGCCAGGACGCCGCCAGAGCCTATAAGGCCGCCTGCACGCCCGATATTTACCTGTTCGATGCGGCGTTGGCCTGCGTTTATCGCGGACGCCTCGACGGCTCCACGCCGAAGAACGAGGTGCCGCTGACCGGCGCGGATCTGCGCGCGGCGCTCGACAATCTGCTCGCGGGCCGGACGATCGATCCGCAGCAGATTCCGAGCATGGGCTGCAATATCAAATGGAAAGCGGATTGA
- a CDS encoding NnrS family protein, with protein sequence MTTPKLFDYPLFALGFRAFFVLAGLSALLLIVLWNAIYNGKLSAANYFGNVNWHAHEMLLGYSAAVIAGFLLTAVKNWTSSRLTPTGDQLATLSLIWLYGRIAPFYAGLLPDAVIAAIDFAFLPALAYQIAKPILATRQYVNLIFVGILLVLTAANGLIHAGILTSLPHLTWLGLQLAVATIVLLILVIAGRVFPFFTERGLPGIRVNSQPLYEYGAIGSAVLVYGLLLAGVSGTLLALASSLAVLFNFARIWGWYVQRVWYVPLLWVLYAGYGWIILGFGLTALSAYGKVLPSLPLHAFTVGGIGVLTLGMMARVSLGHTGRALRVSNAMAIGFILLNAGALIRVVLPIALPDWYGTLVYASMLFWLAAFALFVYVYSPILTAPRVDGQAG encoded by the coding sequence ATGACCACACCCAAACTTTTCGATTACCCGCTTTTCGCCTTAGGATTCAGAGCGTTCTTTGTACTGGCCGGCCTATCGGCGCTGTTGCTGATCGTGCTGTGGAATGCGATCTATAACGGCAAGCTGAGCGCGGCCAATTATTTCGGCAATGTCAATTGGCATGCGCATGAGATGCTGCTCGGCTATTCCGCCGCGGTAATCGCCGGTTTTCTGCTGACCGCGGTCAAAAACTGGACCTCCTCCAGATTAACGCCGACCGGCGACCAACTGGCGACCCTGAGCCTGATCTGGCTGTACGGACGCATTGCGCCGTTTTATGCGGGGCTGTTGCCCGATGCGGTGATCGCGGCGATCGATTTTGCCTTCCTGCCCGCGCTGGCCTATCAGATCGCCAAACCGATCCTGGCAACCCGGCAATACGTCAATCTGATTTTTGTCGGCATCTTGCTGGTATTGACCGCTGCGAACGGCCTGATCCACGCCGGCATTCTGACGTCGCTCCCGCATCTGACCTGGCTGGGCCTGCAACTGGCGGTCGCGACAATCGTGTTGTTGATTCTGGTAATCGCAGGACGCGTGTTTCCGTTTTTTACCGAACGCGGCTTGCCGGGCATCCGCGTCAACAGCCAACCGCTGTATGAATACGGCGCGATCGGCAGCGCGGTGCTGGTGTACGGCCTGCTGCTGGCCGGCGTTTCGGGAACACTGTTGGCGCTCGCTTCGAGCCTTGCGGTGCTGTTCAATTTCGCGCGCATCTGGGGCTGGTATGTGCAGCGCGTCTGGTATGTGCCGTTGCTGTGGGTCTTGTATGCGGGTTACGGCTGGATCATTCTGGGCTTTGGCCTGACCGCGCTGTCCGCGTATGGCAAGGTGTTGCCGTCCCTGCCCCTGCACGCCTTTACGGTCGGCGGCATCGGCGTCTTAACCCTGGGCATGATGGCGCGGGTCTCCCTCGGCCATACCGGCCGGGCGCTGCGCGTTTCGAATGCGATGGCGATAGGCTTCATCCTGCTGAATGCCGGGGCCCTGATCCGGGTAGTACTGCCGATTGCCTTGCCCGACTGGTACGGCACGCTGGTTTATGCATCGATGCTGTTCTGGCTGGCCGCGTTTGCGCTGTTCGTCTATGTGTATTCCCCGATATTGACGGCCCCGCGTGTCGACGGCCAGGCGGGTTAA
- the pdxA gene encoding 4-hydroxythreonine-4-phosphate dehydrogenase PdxA → MNSPSSALPRIALTPGEPAGIGPDLCIQIAQQDLPCEVVVVGSEALLAERAELLGLPIRLKRFDGASTPAPHRRGELSVLPVELIEPAQCGRLNPANSPYVLKTLNKAVKGCIDGLFDAMVTGPVHKGVINDAGQAFTGHTEYIAGITGGNPVMMLATPGLRVALVTTHLPLADVSRAITHSRLRQVICVLEHDLRCRFGIERPKILVCGLNPHAGENGYLGREEIDVIEPVLDNLRRQGMNLHGPLPADTLFTPKYLLDADAVLAMYHDQGLPVLKHMGFGQAVNITLGLPIIRTSVDHGTALDLAGTGKAETGSLFYALQTAAQMAIGREK, encoded by the coding sequence ATGAATAGCCCCTCCTCCGCGCTGCCCCGCATCGCCCTGACGCCCGGCGAACCGGCCGGCATCGGCCCCGATCTTTGCATTCAGATCGCACAACAGGATTTGCCTTGCGAAGTGGTCGTGGTCGGCAGCGAAGCCTTACTGGCCGAGCGCGCTGAACTCTTGGGCCTCCCTATCCGGCTGAAGCGCTTTGACGGCGCCTCGACTCCCGCGCCGCACCGACGCGGGGAATTGTCGGTATTGCCTGTCGAGCTGATCGAGCCGGCGCAATGCGGACGCCTGAATCCCGCCAACAGCCCTTATGTGCTCAAAACGCTGAACAAAGCGGTCAAAGGCTGCATCGACGGCCTGTTCGACGCGATGGTGACCGGTCCCGTGCACAAAGGCGTGATCAACGATGCCGGCCAGGCGTTTACCGGACATACCGAATACATCGCCGGCATCACCGGCGGCAACCCGGTGATGATGCTGGCGACGCCCGGCCTCAGGGTCGCCTTGGTCACCACCCATTTGCCGCTGGCCGATGTCAGCCGGGCGATCACACACAGCCGCCTGCGCCAGGTCATCTGCGTGCTCGAACACGATTTACGCTGCCGTTTCGGCATCGAAAGACCGAAGATCCTGGTCTGCGGCCTCAATCCGCATGCCGGCGAAAACGGCTACCTGGGCCGCGAGGAGATCGACGTGATCGAGCCGGTGCTCGACAACCTGCGCCGACAAGGCATGAATCTGCACGGCCCGTTGCCTGCGGATACCTTGTTTACGCCCAAATATCTACTAGACGCGGACGCGGTGCTGGCGATGTATCACGATCAAGGCTTACCGGTCCTGAAACACATGGGCTTCGGCCAGGCGGTCAACATTACCCTGGGCTTGCCGATCATCCGCACCTCGGTCGATCACGGCACCGCCCTGGATTTGGCCGGCACCGGCAAGGCCGAGACCGGAAGCCTCTTCTATGCACTGCAAACCGCCGCGCAAATGGCGATCGGAAGAGAGAAATAA
- the rsmA gene encoding 16S rRNA (adenine(1518)-N(6)/adenine(1519)-N(6))-dimethyltransferase RsmA, whose product MAHMARKRFGQNFLHDQSVIRQIIACIGARPSQHWIEIGPGQGALTEPLLQAGVRLDVVELDRDLVVLLKQKFAGRENFTIHSADALKFDFSALAKEGERLHIVGNLPYNISTPLMFHLLSSAPCIEDMHFMLQKEVVDRLCAEPGNKQYGRLSVMMQYDCEAEHIFDVPPESFDPAPKVMSSIVRLTPHRQRMVQVDSRENLNRVVTHAFSQRRKTLRNSLRDLISDDEMNALAIDPKLRAENLTLEDFAKLSNLLDIEPQTEPPEEGEK is encoded by the coding sequence ATGGCGCATATGGCACGCAAACGTTTCGGGCAGAATTTTCTGCATGATCAGTCGGTGATCCGCCAGATCATCGCCTGCATCGGTGCCCGGCCCAGTCAGCATTGGATCGAGATCGGCCCCGGCCAAGGCGCATTGACCGAGCCGCTGCTGCAAGCCGGCGTGCGTCTCGACGTGGTCGAACTGGACCGCGATCTGGTGGTCTTATTGAAGCAAAAATTTGCCGGCCGAGAGAACTTCACCATTCACAGCGCCGATGCATTGAAATTCGACTTTTCGGCGCTGGCAAAGGAAGGCGAAAGGCTGCACATCGTCGGCAATCTGCCTTATAACATTTCGACGCCGTTGATGTTTCATCTACTGAGCAGCGCGCCTTGCATCGAAGACATGCATTTCATGCTGCAAAAAGAAGTCGTCGACAGATTGTGCGCGGAACCGGGTAATAAACAATACGGCCGGCTCAGCGTGATGATGCAATATGACTGCGAGGCGGAACATATATTCGATGTGCCGCCGGAAAGCTTCGATCCGGCGCCGAAGGTGATGTCGTCTATCGTTCGGCTCACGCCGCACCGCCAACGGATGGTTCAGGTCGATAGCCGGGAAAATTTGAATCGTGTCGTCACGCATGCCTTCTCGCAGCGCCGAAAAACCTTGCGCAACTCATTGAGAGACCTGATTTCCGATGACGAGATGAATGCATTGGCTATCGACCCGAAACTCAGGGCGGAAAATCTGACGCTGGAAGACTTTGCGAAACTGAGCAATCTGCTGGATATTGAGCCGCAAACCGAGCCCCCGGAAGAGGGCGAAAAATGA
- a CDS encoding peptidylprolyl isomerase, producing MNKKIIPLLVAGAGLVVGCEQQSGDTGAPSASAPIESIVKKEDAVASVNGKYISKAQLEALEKEIATRAHGANFPKEKLVEELIQRELLVQDALQKQLDKSPEYLEQLEDAKKSILTQTELKNFFKTNPVTDAEVKAEYDTKVAAEAGTEYKARHILVKTEDEAKKIIAELDKGGDFAKLANKNSIDAKDSQNGGDLGWFVSDQMVKPFSEAVAKLEKGKYTAAPVQTQFGWHVILREDSRKQTPPPLEAVKDQLTPYLQRQKFQKMIEGMRQQAKVEILVPLTEEKPKTEPAAGAEQKPAAEGAAGKEAAPAEAAPAPAPAEEKAPAAEAAPAAEPATAAPAEAAKPAAEPAKEEAKPAAEKK from the coding sequence ATGAATAAAAAAATCATCCCATTGCTCGTCGCAGGCGCCGGCCTGGTTGTCGGTTGTGAACAACAATCCGGTGATACTGGCGCCCCCTCTGCCTCGGCGCCGATCGAAAGCATTGTCAAAAAAGAAGACGCGGTCGCTTCGGTTAACGGCAAATACATCAGCAAGGCGCAACTGGAAGCCCTGGAAAAAGAAATCGCCACGCGTGCGCATGGCGCAAATTTCCCCAAAGAAAAGCTGGTCGAAGAGTTGATTCAGCGCGAATTGCTGGTTCAGGATGCGCTGCAAAAACAATTGGACAAGTCGCCTGAATATCTGGAACAACTGGAAGATGCCAAAAAATCTATCCTGACCCAGACCGAACTGAAAAACTTCTTCAAGACCAATCCGGTCACCGATGCGGAAGTGAAGGCCGAGTATGACACCAAGGTCGCTGCCGAAGCCGGCACCGAATACAAGGCGCGTCATATCCTGGTGAAGACCGAGGATGAAGCGAAAAAGATCATCGCCGAACTCGACAAGGGCGGCGACTTTGCGAAGTTGGCGAACAAAAATTCGATCGATGCGAAGGATTCACAAAACGGCGGCGATCTGGGCTGGTTTGTCTCCGACCAAATGGTCAAGCCTTTCTCCGAAGCGGTCGCCAAACTCGAAAAAGGCAAATACACCGCCGCGCCGGTGCAAACCCAATTCGGCTGGCATGTGATCCTGCGTGAAGATTCCCGCAAGCAAACGCCTCCTCCACTGGAAGCGGTCAAGGACCAATTGACGCCTTACCTGCAACGTCAAAAATTCCAAAAAATGATTGAAGGGATGCGTCAGCAGGCAAAAGTCGAGATTCTGGTGCCGCTGACCGAAGAAAAACCGAAAACCGAGCCTGCTGCGGGTGCGGAACAAAAACCGGCCGCTGAAGGCGCTGCCGGCAAAGAAGCGGCGCCGGCCGAGGCTGCGCCAGCGCCTGCACCTGCGGAAGAAAAAGCGCCGGCAGCCGAGGCGGCTCCAGCTGCGGAACCTGCAACCGCCGCTCCAGCAGAAGCCGCGAAACCGGCCGCAGAGCCTGCAAAGGAAGAAGCCAAGCCGGCGGCTGAAAAGAAATAA
- a CDS encoding BolA family protein — protein sequence MTAQLIKQLLTEALAPQTLEIIDNSAAHAGHAGNRGGGHYHVTIVSPQFEGKSMVQRHQMIYQALGDLMKQQIHALGINALTPSEETKGN from the coding sequence ATGACAGCGCAATTGATCAAGCAATTACTCACCGAAGCCCTCGCACCGCAAACGCTCGAAATTATCGACAATAGCGCGGCGCATGCCGGACATGCCGGCAACCGCGGCGGCGGCCATTATCATGTCACGATTGTGTCGCCGCAGTTTGAAGGCAAATCCATGGTGCAAAGACACCAGATGATTTATCAGGCGCTCGGTGATCTGATGAAGCAACAAATTCATGCCTTGGGCATTAATGCACTTACCCCCTCAGAAGAAACCAAAGGAAATTAA
- a CDS encoding YciI family protein, whose amino-acid sequence MLYAIISEDVENSLAKRLAVRPKHLQRLQALQDAGRLVLAGPHPAIDSENPGDAGFSGSLVVAEFASLEAARQWADSDPYIEAGVYAKVIVKPFKKVFPQ is encoded by the coding sequence GTGTTATACGCGATCATCAGTGAAGACGTAGAGAATAGTCTGGCCAAAAGACTGGCCGTCCGCCCGAAACATTTGCAAAGACTGCAGGCGCTTCAGGACGCGGGACGGCTCGTGTTGGCCGGTCCGCATCCCGCGATCGACAGCGAAAATCCGGGCGACGCCGGTTTTAGCGGCAGTCTGGTCGTTGCCGAATTCGCGAGCCTCGAGGCCGCGCGGCAATGGGCCGACAGCGATCCTTATATCGAAGCCGGCGTTTATGCCAAGGTTATCGTCAAACCGTTTAAAAAGGTCTTTCCTCAATGA
- a CDS encoding septation protein A has protein sequence MNPILEFFPIVLFFIAYKFYDIYVATGVVIVATILQVAISWYKTRKVSTMQLITLGLILVMGGATIILQNEQFIKWKLSIIEWLFGVVFLGSQFVGKKTVIERMLSANLTLPDAVWRRLNTLWAIFFLSIGFINVYVMYHYSTDEWVMFKTFVVPGLMVVFLLGQVALIYKHLPETEE, from the coding sequence ATGAATCCGATACTCGAATTTTTTCCGATCGTTTTATTTTTTATCGCCTATAAGTTTTACGATATTTACGTCGCCACCGGCGTCGTGATTGTCGCGACCATTCTGCAGGTTGCCATCAGTTGGTATAAGACCCGTAAGGTCAGCACGATGCAGTTGATAACCTTAGGCTTAATCCTAGTGATGGGCGGAGCCACGATCATTCTGCAAAACGAGCAGTTCATCAAATGGAAATTATCGATCATCGAATGGCTGTTCGGCGTGGTCTTCCTGGGCAGCCAGTTTGTCGGTAAAAAAACGGTGATCGAACGAATGCTGTCGGCCAATCTGACCCTGCCCGATGCGGTTTGGCGGCGTCTGAATACGCTGTGGGCGATCTTCTTCCTAAGCATCGGCTTTATCAACGTCTATGTGATGTATCACTACAGCACCGACGAATGGGTCATGTTCAAAACTTTCGTGGTGCCGGGGCTGATGGTTGTTTTTCTACTCGGGCAAGTCGCGTTGATTTATAAACATCTTCCGGAAACCGAGGAATAA
- a CDS encoding DUF1244 domain-containing protein, which yields MDKQTQTEIEAAAFRRLLAHFQQHTEVQNIDLMLLADFCRNCLAKWYAAAAQERGEAVDYEQARTIVYGMPYQEWREKYQQEATPEQLAAFELKQKQKS from the coding sequence ATGGATAAACAAACACAGACAGAAATCGAGGCGGCGGCCTTTAGACGGCTGCTCGCACATTTTCAACAGCATACCGAGGTGCAGAATATCGATTTGATGCTGCTGGCCGATTTTTGCCGGAACTGCCTGGCCAAATGGTATGCGGCGGCCGCGCAGGAACGCGGCGAAGCGGTCGATTATGAACAAGCCCGGACGATCGTCTATGGCATGCCTTATCAGGAATGGCGCGAGAAATATCAGCAGGAGGCAACGCCCGAGCAATTGGCCGCGTTCGAGCTGAAGCAGAAACAAAAATCCTGA
- the haoB gene encoding hydroxylamine oxidation protein HaoB, with protein sequence MSEKTRKALLLLLSIVLLATGGTMLYRQWASSPAMQADGGEQLAVRHAPAAQTGAPGRFPAQSVERYIFSQDGKDLFDLLLARYQDNEGMQQGAVLFPKDAQEIASSPTGLRHDVWQSAADVIARKAPEDALFLSWWDDGQRIRYLSGKAPWLQRPAMQTFVNPVWKALKDNLPLASAEEGARLMQMARWLTMDSDTALAEIAAHFGTSRPVYLLVNNDLLLHLAELSAYGGAALALDSKNILAGNDLHGDIAQVKRWAQETGDGNYLAQKEGNYYRVWSTPDAKAKNSLLVRLLPFVDSLKQLPEGVSLVYQSHWGGFLSIYKVDQPPMR encoded by the coding sequence ATGTCTGAAAAAACAAGGAAGGCACTGCTTTTGTTGCTCAGTATCGTGCTGCTCGCAACGGGCGGTACGATGTTGTACCGGCAATGGGCATCCTCGCCTGCGATGCAGGCGGATGGCGGTGAACAACTTGCTGTCCGCCATGCGCCGGCAGCACAGACCGGTGCGCCGGGCCGTTTCCCTGCGCAGTCGGTCGAACGCTATATCTTTAGCCAGGACGGCAAGGATCTATTCGATCTGCTGCTTGCCCGCTATCAGGATAACGAAGGTATGCAACAGGGCGCGGTGCTGTTTCCGAAGGACGCGCAGGAGATTGCTTCCAGTCCGACCGGCTTGCGTCATGATGTTTGGCAGTCCGCCGCCGATGTGATTGCCCGCAAGGCGCCGGAAGACGCCCTGTTTCTGAGCTGGTGGGACGATGGCCAGCGCATCCGTTACCTGAGTGGCAAGGCGCCCTGGTTGCAGAGACCGGCCATGCAGACTTTCGTCAATCCGGTGTGGAAGGCGTTGAAGGACAATCTGCCCTTGGCATCGGCCGAGGAGGGCGCGCGCTTGATGCAAATGGCGCGCTGGCTGACCATGGATAGCGACACAGCCCTGGCCGAGATCGCCGCGCATTTCGGCACCTCGCGGCCCGTCTATCTGCTGGTGAATAATGACCTGCTGTTGCATCTGGCCGAGCTTTCCGCCTACGGCGGCGCGGCCTTGGCGCTCGATTCCAAAAATATCCTGGCGGGCAATGACTTGCATGGGGATATCGCCCAGGTCAAGCGCTGGGCTCAAGAAACCGGCGACGGCAATTATCTGGCCCAGAAAGAAGGCAATTATTACCGCGTCTGGTCCACGCCCGATGCGAAAGCGAAAAACTCGCTGCTGGTGCGGCTCCTGCCTTTTGTCGATTCGTTAAAGCAATTGCCCGAGGGCGTCAGCCTGGTCTACCAGAGTCATTGGGGCGGATTTCTGTCCATTTACAAGGTCGATCAGCCGCCAATGCGTTAA